The genomic stretch ATCCTGTTTTGCGGCGGAGTGAAGTCCGGACAGAGCGCGGATATCACGAAAGCCAAAAGCCCGCGGGATGAATACGAGAAACGTAAAGCCGAAATGAAAAAGAAGGGAAAGGGGAAGCCATGAATGAGATGATCGTTGATTCTTCGGAAACCATTCAGGCGCGGATCAAGAAAGATCGGGCATTTGCCGAGGCATTATTACGAGAAGCAGCCGATATGTTCCTTAACGGGGAAGCTGAAGCCGCTCGTCTACTGCTGCGAGATGTGGTCAATGCGACCGTGGGGTTTGAACAAATCGCGGTGGAAACAAATCGCCCGAGTAAAAGCATTCATCGGATGCTTTCCGCGCGAGGCAACCCAACAATGGAAAGCCTATCCGCTATTTTTTCCGCTACTCGGAAGGTCTTAAACATTCGTTTTGAAACGAATACTGTTCACCACGCATAGGTTGTGAAAATGACCTGGTCCGGGCAAGCCTGTCAGGCTACCCGCCCACGGCATCAGCCAATCGTTTCAACGAATATACTCCCTCCACACCCCCAACCGACGTTCACCCTGTTAAACACGGCAAGCCGTAGACCGTAGGTCTGTTTATACTGCTTGAGGCTGCAATTTAAATTAGCTGACGTTCCAAGGGGATCATCGCTTTTTTGTTGGCGTTGCACAATTTTTAGGCCGCCCTTTCAGGGCTGTTATTATTGGGGGGCGTTTTACCCAGGGCGTTGCCCTGGGCTACGGTAGTACGCCCTTTTAGGGCTTTTCTGAAGCCCCAAAGGGGCGGCATAAGATAGCCCAGGGCAACGCCCTGGGTTGATGATGTTAAAACAAAAATAGCCCTGAAGGGGCGCCCCAAAGGCATCTTCAGATAATTATTTATCGTTTCACCCTATAACAGTATAACATGGTAAGCCTCCGTTCATCCTTGGAATCCAGCAAGAAAATTAAACCATGCACCATTCTTTGGTTTAGAACTTTTTGGGCAGCCCGGCCTGTTTCAGCACGGCATTGGCGGTATGTCTGGATTTGATGGCATTGTCCACAACGAATCGTTGCGATGAGAGAGGGCTGTACCAGATTTCATGATCGCCTTTACCTTGCCGTTCAAAAAAGCAGCCAGCTTCTCGGAGGTACTTTTTGAGGTCTGGCGTGAAATCAGCCATCAGGCATGCGCTCTTTGAGGCATAACAAAGCGCCTGCTGAAAAGTTCAAAAGGTGCGTCATCCCATGCTTCCATGGCATTGGCTTCCAGCAATTCAGGAACCATGACCGCCAACTTGGCAACAAGCCCTTCCAGTGTTTCTTCCTCAGTCGCCAGCCCTGGCACATCGTCACTACTGGCCACCCATACCGCTGCCTCATCGTCCCATTCAGCCCTGATAAAATAGGGTTTGCGGTCCATTTGTCCCCCCATCAATAAAAACAAGCCGTTTCGACCACTACGCTCCCACTCGCCTCTTCCAACTTCCCACTTCCAATTCACTACCTCCCCCCCCCCCACCAACCCCATCAAATACAGCCCATACCCATTCTTCAATAAAGTCTGGTCCAAGCGCAGGAGTTGTTCGGCGTCAATCAAGCCTTGGTGGTAGCAGATTTCCACAAGGCTGATCACTTTTACCTGCCAACGGCATCACCCGCAAGCCTTTTCATCGAAAATACCCCATCCACTCCCCCAACCGGCATATATCTCCGATCATCCTTGGATTCCAGCAGGGAACGATCGATGATTTTTCCAGCAGTTGCCGCTTGACATGTTGACCCCTTGATCGCAAATGTATAGCATTTCGTTACACATAGGAGATTCACTCATGGTTCAGGTTGCATCACGAAACGCGCCAATCAATATCCGGGCTTTGCCCATGCAGCGTCTTTTGATCGACAAGGCCG from Desulfonatronum thioautotrophicum encodes the following:
- a CDS encoding type II toxin-antitoxin system HicA family toxin, which codes for MADFTPDLKKYLREAGCFFERQGKGDHEIWYSPLSSQRFVVDNAIKSRHTANAVLKQAGLPKKF
- a CDS encoding DNA-binding protein → MNEMIVDSSETIQARIKKDRAFAEALLREAADMFLNGEAEAARLLLRDVVNATVGFEQIAVETNRPSKSIHRMLSARGNPTMESLSAIFSATRKVLNIRFETNTVHHA
- a CDS encoding DUF1902 domain-containing protein, whose product is MISLVEICYHQGLIDAEQLLRLDQTLLKNGYGLYLMGLVGGGEVVNWKWEVGRGEWERSGRNGLFLLMGGQMDRKPYFIRAEWDDEAAVWVASSDDVPGLATEEETLEGLVAKLAVMVPELLEANAMEAWDDAPFELFSRRFVMPQRAHA